The DNA region AACAGGAAGTATCCGAAGAAGAAGACGCCGGCCCCGAAGCCGAAGACTGTCGACGAGAACCCGAGATCCTTGTTCATCGTCAGAGCCGCGAAGCCGATGTTCACGCGGTCGATGAAGGCGACGAAGTACAGGAGACAGATGAAGGGAACCAGCCGCCACGCCACGCGGCGCATGGTGACCTGCTCGAGTGAGCCGTCCATCGGATCCTCCCGCTGCCGGGCGCGTCCCGTATCTTGCGCGCCATCTTCCATGCAAGCTTGAATACGGCTAAATCCGACGGAGCGGCGTGTCAACGCCCGTTCCGCACCGGCCACCGTCGGTGGTAGGGCTGGGAGGTCGGGGAGGACGGCGATGGCGCGGGCGCAGGCCAGCAAGGACCGGGACGGGCAGGCGGGCGGGGACGAGAAGCGCACCTCCCTCGTCGACGACGCCTACGCGGCGATGCGGGCCGCGATCCGCGACGCCAGCTTCGCCCCGGGCTATCAGGCCTCCGAGCAGGAGATCGCGCTGCGCCTCGGCATGAGCCGGACCCCCGTCCACGAGGCGGCGATCCGCCTGCAGGAGGACGGGCTGGTCCGCGTCCTGCCGCGGAAGGGCATCCTGATCCTCGCGCTCGCGCCCGACGACATGCGGGAGATCTACGACGTCATCATCGCCATGGAGGGACGCGCGGCCGAACTGGTGGCCGCGCTGCCGGACAGCGCGCGGCTGGCCGCCGCGCAGGCGCTGGAGACCCAGACCGACGCGATGGCGGAGGCGCACGCGGGCGGCGACCTGCAGGCCTGGGGACAGGCGGACGGCGCGTTCCACGCCGCGCTGATCGAGCATGCCCGGAACGGGCGCATGAGCCGGATCGTGCAGGCCATCAACGACCAGTCGCATCGGGCCCGGATGCTGACGCTCAACCTCCGCCGGGGGCTGGATGCCTCGATCGCCGAGCATCGGCGGATCGCCGAGGCCGTCCGCGCGGGCGACGCCGCCGGGGCCCTCGACGCCGCCCGCCAGCATCGCATCCGGGCACGGGACGCGCTGCTGCCGCTCCTGAGCAGCTACGGCCTCAAGCACCTGTAGAACCGGCGAGCCATCCGGCTCGGGGTCCGGCTCGGTGTCTGGCTCGGGGTCCGGCTCCGGTCGTGTAACGTTTTGTGACACCGTGCAGTTTCGCGTTGCCGTGCCGTCGGCCGCCCCTATGCTCGCCCCATGCACGAGGGCACCACCATCGCCATCGTCGAGGACGATCCCGACATCCGCGCCCTGCTCGCCGGCTACCTGGAGGGCGAGGGGTTCCGCGCCGTCGCCCTCGACGGGGGGGCGGCCCTCGACCGCCTGCTCGCGGCGGGCCCCGCGCCGGACCTCGTCGTCCTCGACTGGATGCTGCCCGGCGAGGACGGCCTCTCCATCTGCCGCCGCCTGCGCGAATCGGGCGGCCCGCCCATCGTGATGCTGACCGCCAAGGACGAGGACATCGACCGGGTCCTCGGGCTGGAGATGGGCGCCGACGACTACGTCTCGAAGCCGTTCAACCCGCGGGTCCTGCTGGCCCGGATCCGCGCGGTTCTGCGACGGGTCCACGGCGCCGGCGGCCAGCCCGCCGAGGCCGCGAGCGAGCGGCTGAGCGTCGCCGACCTCGTCGTCGATCTCGCGGCCCGCACGGTGCTCACCGGCGATCCCGCCGCCGAGATCCCGCTGACGAGCGCCGAGTACGACCTGCTCCACTGCTTCGTCACCCGGCCGCAGCGGGTGCTCTCGCGCGACCAGCTCCTCGACTGGACCCGCGGCCGGACCGCCGACGCCTTCGACCGCACCATCGACGTTCAGGTCAGCCGCCTGCGGCACAAGCTCGACGCCTCGGGCAGCCAGGCCGCGGCCCTGCTCAAGACCGTGCGCAACGCCGGCTACATCCTGGCCGCCCCGGTCCGCCCCGGAACGCCGTGATGGGCCGTGTCGGGCTCCTCGGGCGCATCATGCTGCTCCTGCTGGGCGCCCTCTCCCTGCTCGTCCTCGCCACGGTCGCCCTGGATCACTGGCAGCGCCGGGAGGAGCGGTGGCCCTCCGGCTCGCGCTTCCCGCGCGTCGACCAGGCCGCCAGCATCATGACGCTGCTGCGCGACGCGGATCCCGCCCAGAGGCCGGCCATCCTGAGGGCGGTGAGCGGCGAGGTGCTGCGGGCGGAGATCGTCGACGCGCCGCCGGAGACGGCCGACCTGATCCGCGAGCCCCGCCTCGAAACCCGGCTGCGCCGGATGACGGCCGAGCCGGCCGACCGCGTCCAAGCCTTCACCGACGCCGCCCTGCTGCGCCGCGGCGTCGATCCGGCCAACATCGACCAGGCGGAGCGCACCGGACCGGTCGGGCGCCTCGCCGTGGCGACCTACCGGCTGCCCGACGGCCGGTACGCGGTGATCACGGCGGCCCAGCACCACCGCTCGCTCATGCCGTGGCTGTTCGGCCAGCCGCTGAGCCTCTGGGTGGCGGTGCTCGGCGCCGCGGCGGCGGGTCTCGTCCTGGTCGGCACGCGCCACGAACTCGCGCCGCTGCGGCGCCTGACCGACGCGGTCTCCCGGTTCGACGGCCGCGCCCCCGAGCGGGTGAGCGCCCCCCGGGGGGCGCCCGAGATCCGGCGCCTCGCCCAGGCGGTGCAGGGCATGCAGGAGCGGATCGCCGGCCTCATGGCCGAGCGCTCGCTCCTGATCGGCGCCATCTCGCACGACCTCAGGACCTACCTGACCCGGCTGCGCCTGCGCGCGGAGGTGGTGGCGGAGCCGATGCTCCGGGACAAGCTGGTGGCGGATCTCGACGCCATGACCGCGCTGATCGACGCGTCCCTGGGATTCGCCCGCGGCACCGCCGTCGAGGCGACCCAGGCACCGGTGGATCTCGCCGATCTCGTCGCCGTCGAGGTGGCCGAGCACGCCGCTCAGGGTGCCACGATCAGCCTCACCGGCGAGGAGGTGCGGGACGCCACGGTGGCCGGCGACGCGGTCGCCCTGCGCCGCGTCGTGGCCAACCTGATCGGGAACGCCGTCAAGTTCGGACGCTCCTCGGTGGCGGTGGCGGTGAGCCGGGCCGGGACGGTCTGCCGGATCGTCGTCGAGGATGACGGGCCGGGCATTCCCGAGGCGGAGCGGACGGCGGTGTTCAGCCCGTACTACCGCGTCGAGCGCTCGCGCAGCCGGCAGACCGGCGGGACCGGCCTGGGCCTCGCCATCAGCCGGCAAATCGCCGAGGCCCACGGCGGAACGGTGGTGGCGGAGACCGGCGCGGGCGGCGGCGCGCGGCTCGTCGTGACCCTGCCGAGCCTGTCCTGAACGCGGGCGGCAACGGGCACGCAACCGGCCGTTACACATCGTTACAGGACGGCGCTCCGCGGTCACATCGGGGAAGCGCGCACGGACGAACCTTCGCTCACACGCCGCGGCGGATCCTCCGCCCCGGCGGCGGCGGACGACCCCAGGCCGGACTGCCGGACCGAGCAGAAGGAGATCATCGATGTTGAAGGTTCTCGCCCCGGCCGCACTCCTCGTCGGCCTCGCGGTCCCCGCCACGGCGCTGCCGCTGGTGCAGGACGCGGTCTCCGACGGCTCCGACGGCGCGCGGATCATCCAGGTCTACGGCGGCTGCGGTCCCTACGGGCATCGCGGCCCGTACGGCGGCTGCCGCACCGGCGGCCAGTGGGGCGGCTACGTTCGCGGCCGCTCGTGCCCGGCAGGCTTCCACATCGGACCCTACGGTCGCCGCTGCTGGCCGAACTGAGACGCCGCGGCACCCGATCGCGTCACCCCTTCCCGGTCCGGCCCCGCGGCCGGACTCCCGTGGAGACTCCGCTGGAGTTGAGTCATGATCCGCACCCTCGTCATGCCCGTGGCGCTCGCCGCGGGGGTTCTGATGGCCGGTTCGAGCGCCGAGGCGCGCGACGGCTGCGGGCCCGGCTTTCACCGCAACGTCTACGGCTGGTGCCGGCCGAATCTCGGCTATCGGCCGCTCGTCTACGTCCCTATCTATCCGCGGGTCGGCTATCGGTGGCACTCCGGCTACCGCTACCATTGGCACCGGCGGTTCGCGTGGGGCGGCTATGGCTGGGGCGGCTTCCGCCATGCCGGCTGGCATGGGGGATGGCGCGGCGGCTGGCACCACGGCGGCTGGCACCATCGCTGGTGAGCCCGCGCCGGATACGGCCGCGCCCGGCCGCTACGGCAGGACCAGGCCCGAGGCCGCGTAGGTCAGGGCCGCGACCAGGGCGGCGGCCGGCATCGTGATCACCCAGGCGATCACGATGCCCTGCGCGACGTTCCAGCGGACCGCCGAGACCCGGCGCGCGGCGCCGACGCCGACGATGGCGCCCGTGATCGTGTGGGTGGTCGAGACCGGGATGCCGAAGGCCGTCGCGGCGAACAGCGTCGCGGCGCCGCCGGTCTCGGCGCAGAATCCCTGCATGGGCGACAGCCGCGTGATCTTCGACCCCATCGTGTGGACGATGCGCCAGCCGCCCAGGAGGGTGCCGAGGGCCATGGCGGTCTGGCAGGACAGCACCACCCACAGCGGCACGTGGAAGGCCCCGCTCTCGCCGTGGGCGTAGAGCAGGGCCGCGATGATGCCCATGGTCTTCTGGGCGTCGTTGCCGCCGTGGCCGAGGGAGTAGAGCGAGGCCGAGACGAATTGCAGGCCGCGGAACAGGCGGTCCACGGCGTGCGGCGTCGAGCGGACGAATATCCACGAGACGGCCAGCATCAGGAGCAGCCCGAGGGCGAAGCCGAGGGCCGGCGAGAGGACGATGGCGGCGCTGGTGGCGACGACGCCGGGCCAGACGATCACGCCGACCCCGGCCTTGGCGATGCCGGCGCCGAGCAGGCCGCCGATCAGCGCGTGGGAGCTGGAGGACGGGATGCCGGCGTACCACGTGACCAGGTTCCACGTGATGGCGCCGCCGAGCGCGCCCATGATCACCCGGTCGTCCACGGTGGCGACGTCGATGATGCCGGAGCCCACCGTCCCGGCGACGTGCAGGCCGAAGACCAGGAAGGCCACGAAGTTGAAGAACGCCGCCCAGAACACGGCGTAGCGGGGCGCCAGCACCCGCGTCGACACGATGGTGGCGATGGAGTTCGCGGCGTCGTGCAGCCCGTTCAGGAAGTCGAACACCAGGGCGAGGACGATGAGGACGACGAGGAGCGTCACGCGGCGACCTGCGGCTCAGACGTGTTCGACGACGATGCTGCTGATCTGGTTCGCCACGTCCTCAAATCGGTCCATGACCTTCTCCAGATGGCCGTACAGTTCGGACCCGACGAGGAAGGCCATGGGGTCCCGCCCCGAGGCCTTGAACAGGGCCTTCAGCCCGTCATTGTGCAGGTCGTCGGCCCGCCCCTCCAGCTCGATGACGCGCTCGGTCAGGCTGTTCAGCGCGGCGGCGTTCTCGCCGAGGGCCCGCAGCTTCGGCAGCGCCTCGGCGGTGACCTGCGCGGCCTCCTGGATGACCGCGCCCATCTCGCGCATCGCCGGCTCGAAGGTGGTCACCTCGAAGAGCTGGACCGCCTTGGCGGTCTTGAGCATCTGGTCGATGGCGTCGTCGAGGGAGCCGACCAGGGCCTGGATGTCGCCGCGGTCGAACGGCGTGATGAAGGTTCGGCGGACCGCCAGCAGCGCCTCCCGGGTGATCCCGTCCGCCGCGTCCTCGTGGGCCGCGAGCGCCGCGTAGGCCGCCGGGACGGCCTGAGTCCCGTCGAGAAGGGCTCGAAGGGCGGCGGCGCCGTCCTCGAGCGTTCGCGCGTGACGCTCGAAGAGATCGAAGAACCGGTCCTCCCGCGGCATCAGGGCGCGAAACCAAGCCAGCATGGCGTGTCCGGATCGAGAGGTCGGCGCGGCGGCCGGGTGCGACGACACCCGGCAGGCACAACGGGCGAGAGCGCCGACCCGATCCGGGAGCCGGCAAACAATCTGCCGGCGGGCCGCCGCCGGCCGGCGCCGCTCAGCGGGCCGGGCTGGCGGCGGCGTGGAGCCAGCCGAAATCCACCGGGTAGCCGAGCCCGTGCAGCATCTTCACCCGCTTCCACGAGGCCGACCGCGCCGAGGCCGCGTCCTGCCCGGCGTCGATCTCGGCGCTCTCCATCTCCTGGAGCTCGCGGGTCAGCGCCTCGCGCAGGCCTGCGGCCTTCATGTTGCCGAGCGCGGCGGTGAACGCCTGCTCGGCGATCCGAACCTGATCACAAATCTGACGCACGCTCATCAGTACCGATCCCTCCAGCCCGGCATGAACACTGCATTTCCGCAGTCGATCGGAGGCTATCACGCGCGCCGGCGGCGGCGGATGTACGTCTTTCGTGCAGAGACCGTCACCGCAGGGCGAGCAGGCGGAGGCGCCGCATCGCCCGCGGCGGCCGCGCCCAGCGCCGCTTGCGCCCGAAGGTCCGGCGCGGATCGGAGAGGCGCGCGTCCACCTCCATCCTGCGACCCAGCCGCGGCTGGACGCTGGCGCCGATCGCCACCAGCGCGGCCGACCCGATCAGCGCGACGAGTACCGCGCCCCAGAACACGTTCTCGAACATCAGGCACTCCCGGACAGGAGCCCGGCCGCAGACCGTTCCGGACTGCGGTCGATTGCGGAGGAAGCTAGACCATTCCCGCGAATGTAATCAACGGCCTGTATCGTCCGGTATTCAACTGTCGACAACTGATTGCGTCGCCTCGACGCGCCCCGGCCGCCGCTGGCACCCCGTCCTTGCGCAGGATCAATGCGCGCCCCGCCCCGGTCTCCGACGATCTGGCGCCGAACCGGAGCCCGAACCATGCGCCTCTATCGCGTCACCTTCTACAAGACCGTCGCGGACGATACCGGCCACGAGCACCGGGTGCGGCAGCGCGCGATCCTGGTCCGGGCGCCGTCGGAGGTGTCGGCCGTCTGGCAGGCCAAGGCGCTTCTCTGCGCGGGCGCCCAAGTCGTCGACTGGCGCCTGCGCGCGGACAGCTGCGAGGTCGCGGCCCTGCCGGCCGCCGCGTAGGTCTGCCGGACCGGCCGCGCGGGCGGCGGAATCGGGCCGGATCCTCGCCCGCCCGGCTCTCATCTTGTGATCGTCACATCGTTCCCGTTCTCTGATGCGCCACATCGCACCGAGACGCCATCGGCCCAAGATGACGCGATGACAGATGTGACCCCGCAACCGTCGCAATACGTCGTCGCAGCCTCGGCCCAGCACGGCGACCTTCGTCAGACCTGGAAACGGGCCGCCAGCGCCGCGGTACCGGCGCGATCCTGGATCGCGGCAGGGCACGAGGCCGTGCGGATCACCGACCCGTCGGGCGGCGCGCTCAATCCCGAACGGTACCGGGTCGGGATCGTGAACGGCGGTCGGCCCTGTCACTAGGGCCGCGCCCGGTCGCGTTGCATTGGTCTGGAAGGACCGCGTCGCCGGCCCGGACAATTGCGCGACGCTCCCTCTCCCGTGCGGGAGAGGGCTGGGGTGAGGGATCAAGTCCTTCCGGCGCGGTCGCACCCCTCACCCTGTCCCTCTCCCGGATGGGAGAGGGGACCCGCGCCTCCCGCGGCACGGGCCCGGTAATCGCCCCCGTCCGAATGCGATCGGGAGCGGCTCTGGCACCCGTTGACGGGCGGCCGCGGATCGCGGCGCCGGGATGATGGGGTGAGGCGGCCCATCGGCCTCGAGACAGGGACAGGTCGGCCCGACACGCCTTCCTCCTGGCGGGAACCGTGGCCCGGGCCTCGGCCGGTGCGGCACCGCACGCCGCGGAACCGGGCTCGTCCCGCTGCGGCCCCATTCCGCTGCGACACCGCCCGGGCCGGCGTGGCGATCGCCAGCGTCCGCTGCCGGTGCCTCGCGGTGGCGGCGCCGATCCCGACGCCGGACCCCGCACCCCCGCCGCGCCCGCCGTCGCGGGCCGGGCCGATCGGGACGGGTTTTACGAAGCGTTCATCCTCCGGGTGTCCGATCCGGGAGGTCAGAGGCGGGAAAGCGGAAGCGATGCCGAGCGAGACGAACCGAGTGACTCAGGATGCCCCGGCGCAGGAGCCGATCCTGGAGCTGTGGCGCATTTTCGCCCTCGCGCTGATCGTCGCGGCCGGCATGCTGTTCGTCCATCTCGTCGTTCCCGCCGAGGCCGACGCGGCCGCTCCCCCGATCGCGACAGACCAGAGCGCGGGCAGCCACACCCTGCGGTGAGCAGCG from Methylobacterium sp. NMS14P includes:
- a CDS encoding GntR family transcriptional regulator, which codes for MARAQASKDRDGQAGGDEKRTSLVDDAYAAMRAAIRDASFAPGYQASEQEIALRLGMSRTPVHEAAIRLQEDGLVRVLPRKGILILALAPDDMREIYDVIIAMEGRAAELVAALPDSARLAAAQALETQTDAMAEAHAGGDLQAWGQADGAFHAALIEHARNGRMSRIVQAINDQSHRARMLTLNLRRGLDASIAEHRRIAEAVRAGDAAGALDAARQHRIRARDALLPLLSSYGLKHL
- a CDS encoding response regulator, giving the protein MHEGTTIAIVEDDPDIRALLAGYLEGEGFRAVALDGGAALDRLLAAGPAPDLVVLDWMLPGEDGLSICRRLRESGGPPIVMLTAKDEDIDRVLGLEMGADDYVSKPFNPRVLLARIRAVLRRVHGAGGQPAEAASERLSVADLVVDLAARTVLTGDPAAEIPLTSAEYDLLHCFVTRPQRVLSRDQLLDWTRGRTADAFDRTIDVQVSRLRHKLDASGSQAAALLKTVRNAGYILAAPVRPGTP
- a CDS encoding sensor histidine kinase; the encoded protein is MGRVGLLGRIMLLLLGALSLLVLATVALDHWQRREERWPSGSRFPRVDQAASIMTLLRDADPAQRPAILRAVSGEVLRAEIVDAPPETADLIREPRLETRLRRMTAEPADRVQAFTDAALLRRGVDPANIDQAERTGPVGRLAVATYRLPDGRYAVITAAQHHRSLMPWLFGQPLSLWVAVLGAAAAGLVLVGTRHELAPLRRLTDAVSRFDGRAPERVSAPRGAPEIRRLAQAVQGMQERIAGLMAERSLLIGAISHDLRTYLTRLRLRAEVVAEPMLRDKLVADLDAMTALIDASLGFARGTAVEATQAPVDLADLVAVEVAEHAAQGATISLTGEEVRDATVAGDAVALRRVVANLIGNAVKFGRSSVAVAVSRAGTVCRIVVEDDGPGIPEAERTAVFSPYYRVERSRSRQTGGTGLGLAISRQIAEAHGGTVVAETGAGGGARLVVTLPSLS
- a CDS encoding GCG_CRPN prefix-to-repeats domain-containing protein; the encoded protein is MLKVLAPAALLVGLAVPATALPLVQDAVSDGSDGARIIQVYGGCGPYGHRGPYGGCRTGGQWGGYVRGRSCPAGFHIGPYGRRCWPN
- a CDS encoding GCG_CRPN prefix-to-repeats domain-containing protein, with translation MIRTLVMPVALAAGVLMAGSSAEARDGCGPGFHRNVYGWCRPNLGYRPLVYVPIYPRVGYRWHSGYRYHWHRRFAWGGYGWGGFRHAGWHGGWRGGWHHGGWHHRW
- a CDS encoding inorganic phosphate transporter, which codes for MTLLVVLIVLALVFDFLNGLHDAANSIATIVSTRVLAPRYAVFWAAFFNFVAFLVFGLHVAGTVGSGIIDVATVDDRVIMGALGGAITWNLVTWYAGIPSSSSHALIGGLLGAGIAKAGVGVIVWPGVVATSAAIVLSPALGFALGLLLMLAVSWIFVRSTPHAVDRLFRGLQFVSASLYSLGHGGNDAQKTMGIIAALLYAHGESGAFHVPLWVVLSCQTAMALGTLLGGWRIVHTMGSKITRLSPMQGFCAETGGAATLFAATAFGIPVSTTHTITGAIVGVGAARRVSAVRWNVAQGIVIAWVITMPAAALVAALTYAASGLVLP
- a CDS encoding DUF47 domain-containing protein, with translation MLAWFRALMPREDRFFDLFERHARTLEDGAAALRALLDGTQAVPAAYAALAAHEDAADGITREALLAVRRTFITPFDRGDIQALVGSLDDAIDQMLKTAKAVQLFEVTTFEPAMREMGAVIQEAAQVTAEALPKLRALGENAAALNSLTERVIELEGRADDLHNDGLKALFKASGRDPMAFLVGSELYGHLEKVMDRFEDVANQISSIVVEHV